A genomic region of Oenanthe melanoleuca isolate GR-GAL-2019-014 chromosome 25, OMel1.0, whole genome shotgun sequence contains the following coding sequences:
- the ACKR1 gene encoding atypical chemokine receptor 1 gives MGNCVPVTPGTLETPSSLDLEGIMDNFSSFYDSTDTNYTFLDYDAAPCRNNFCPLFQRVAPPFLATTCAAAALATAALLVALARSPQEWRRPPLVAQLATGTALFAALLPALAAGISRGWHLGAGPCRLTHLLWHWSLFAQALLVASGCRGTAWARWDPRSRRSAVALWAAALLLATPAALVSGVAGGTGCVRRSVGVLAPVYLLHLALCLCLLLLLPVGLLLAALASWGTGAGLTWLFLGLWVPYAAGLAGEFLLQAGLVEPTCGSFEHFDLALGLSEGLGVLHCGIGPLALLLAWRCRGLRRSGGCGTGMNGATAPGLEPRH, from the exons ATGGGCAACTGTGTCCCCGTG ACCCCCGGCACGCTGGAGACCCCGAGCTCGCTGGACCTGGAGGGGATCATGGACAACTTCTCCTCCTTCTACGACAGCACCGACACCAACTACACCTTCCTGGACTACGACGCCGCACCCTGCCGCAACAACTTCTGTCCCCTCTTCCAGCGCGTGGCTCCCCCTTTCCTGGCCACCACCTGCGCTGCGGCTGCGCTGGCCACCGCTGCCCTGTTGGTAGCCCTGGCCAGGAGTCCCCAGGAGTGGCGGCGGCCGCCGCTGGTGGCGCAGCTGGCCACGGGCACGGCGCTGTTCGCCGCGCTGCTGCCGGCGCTGGCCGCGGGCATCTCCCGGGGGTGGCACCTGGGCGCGGGGCCGTGTCGCCTGACGCAcctgctgtggcactggagCTTGTTCGCCCAGGCGCTGCTGGTGGCCAGCGGCTGTCGCGGCACAGCCTGGGCTCGCTGGGAcccgcggagccgccgctcGGCCGTAGCTCTGTGGGCAGCGGCGCTGCTTTTGGCCACGCCGGCGGCTCTGGTCAGCGGCGTGGCCGGGGGCACCGGCTGCGTCCGGCGCAGCGTGGGCGTCCTGGCACCGGTGTACCTGCTGCACCTcgccctgtgcctgtgcctgctgctgctgctgcccgtggggctgctgctggccgcGCTGGCGAGCTGGGGCACCGGAGCCGGGCTCACCTGGCTTttcctggggctctgggtgccctACGCAGCGGGGCTGGCCGGGGAGTTCCTGCTGCAGGCCGGGCTGGTGGAGCCCACCTGCGGCTCCTTCGAGCATTTCGACCTCGCCCTGGGGCTGAgcgaggggctgggggtgctgcacTGCGGCATCGGACCCCTGGCGCTGCTGCTCGCCTGGCGCTGCCGGGGGCTGCGGAGATCCGGGGGCTGCGGCACGGGGATGAACGGAGCCACAGCACCGGGACTGGAGCCCCGGCACTGA